The Candidatus Celerinatantimonas neptuna DNA segment ATTGAGTATCGATATATAAATAATGTTGTAGGTATATGCGTATCCCTCCTTCGACTTCCCATTTGGGTGCATTGGAGGTATTTCTCAGATCCTCAGGTAGTCGTTTTCCAGCCATAATACCCAAGTAGGTTGATTTACGCCTTGATGGGACACTCTCTCGCCAGACTATATGCAGCAAAGGGGTAAAAGCTGCATGATTTAATAACGTTTGCCATTGCGTGTTCAGCCCAAATTGACTGGCTGGTAATACCTGTAGAGGTGTTGGCCCTGATTTGGGCCAGCCCTGACCATTGATTACGGTTGGTATTTGAGCCAGTGGTGTCGTGTCACAGTTTGAACAGTTAAGCAATGGTTTGAGCAACCATTGCTTGGGTGAAATTGATAATTTCTGTTGGTCAGGGTTCCAATATTCCCCTGTGGGTTTCGGGTTATTTCGTTTAAAGAGAATTAACTCGATATCGAATTGCCGAGGGGCAGCTGTTGCTTGAATTGCAAGTGTTATTAATCCAATGCTAAGAAAAAACAGCGTCAATTTTTTAAGCATATTGAGGTTCCGGAAATTGATGAGCGGTTAAATCAGCGAGTAAATGTTCGATTTGTTCGATTCGTTCACGACGATCAGCGCTGATTATATTAAATTTTAAACGTGTCGGGCCATCCATATGATAAATCTTAGATTGGCTTTGGAGAAGTTTAACCAAGTAGCCTGGGTCAACGTTCGATTGTTGTGTAAATTCGATCTGTCCTGATTTTGTGCCGGCCTCAACACGTTTTAATCCTAGTTTTGTTGCCTGTTGTCTAATCGTTTGAACTGTAAATAGGTTTTTGGCGGCATCCGGAAGTAGCCCGAATCGGTCGATCAATTCGACCTGAAGCTCTCGAAGCTGCCCATCATCCATGCAATTTGCTAAACGTTTATAAATGGACAAACGCGTGTTTACATCATTTATGTATGCTTCGGGTAACAAAGCCGGGATTGCTAATTCAACTTCGGCATGACTGGTATCCAGTAAATCCAGAGAGGGCTCTTTGCCTGATTTCAATGCGTTGACTGCTCGCTCTAGCATTTCCATGTAGAGTGTAAAACCAACCGCTTCGATTTGCCCACTTTGCTCATCGCCCAGGAGTTCACCCGCACCACGGATTTCGAGATCATGGGTGGCCAGAGTAAAGCCCGCCCCAAGATCTTCAAGTTCGGAAATGGCATCAAGACGCCGCTTCGCATCTCGTGTCATGGCTTTAGGTGCAGGCGTTAGTAAATAGGCATAGGCCTGGTGATGAGAGCGGCCGACACGCCCTCGCAGCTGATGTAATTGTGCCAGGCCAAAATGATCAGCTCTGTCAATAATGATAGTATTGGCATTTGGTATATCAATACCTGTTTCAATGATGGTGGTACAGACAAGGACATTGAACCGCTGATGATGGAAGTCAGACATGACTCGTTCCAGCTGCCTTTCCCGCATTTGACCGTGTCCGATACCTATTCTGGCTTGTGGGATCTCTTCTTGTAATTTTTCAGCAATTTTTTGAATCGTTTCAACATTGTTATGTAAGAAATAGACTTGTCCCCCACGGGTAATTTCCCGAACAATTGCCTCTTGAATTAAAGCATCATCACGTCGCCTTACAAAAGTTTTGACTGCCAGTCGTCTGGCTGGCGGTGTGGCAATAATGGATAAATCACGCATTCCGCTCATCGCCATATTTAACGTTCTTGGTATGGGGGTCGCGGTTAAGGTTAAAATATCAACATCTGCGCGCATCGCTTTAATTTTTTCTTTGTGTCGAACACCAAAGCGATGTTCTTCATCCACGATTAATAATCCAAGATCAGCAAATTTAACATCTTTAGATAGAAGTTTATGGGTCCCGATGATGATATCGACTTTCCCATCAGCTAATGCGTTTAATATTTGTTCCTGCTGTTTGGCTGTTTTAAATCGGGATAACACCTCAACTCGAACCGGCCAGTTGGCGAAGCGGTCGCAGAAATTATCAAAATGTTGCTGGGCAAGAAGGGTGGTAGGGACAAGGACTGCAACTTGTTTGTTCTCCTGAACTGCGACAAAGGTGCCGCGCATGGCAACTTCTGTTTTACCAAAACCAACATCCCCACAAACAAGTCTATCCATAGCAACAGGTTGTTTCATATCGGAAATAACCGCTGCAATGGCTTGTTGTTGGTCATCTGTTTCTTCAAATGGGAAATCGGCACAAAATTGCTGGTAGTCTTGCTCGTCTACTTTAAAGTGATGCCCTGGTTTTGCGGCCCGTCTTGCGTAGATATCTAATAATTCAGCGGCGACATCACGTACTTTTTCAGCTGTTTTTTTACGGGCTTTTTGCCAGGCATCACTTCCTAATTTATTTAATGGTGCTGAATCTTCATGGCTACCGCTATAACGACTAATGAGGTGTAACGATGAAACAGGGACATAAAGCTTGGCATCATTTGCGTAGAGTAATGTCAGAAATTCGGCGGTCATTCCACCCGCATCTAAAGTTGTTAATCCCTGATATCGTCCGACACCATGTTCCAGATGAACAACGGGTTGGCCGATGGATAATTCAGCCAGATTTCGGATCATGGTTTCCGGATTGACCGAAGACTTGCGCTTACTGCGGCTGCGAACAACTCTCTGCCCTAATAAATCGGCTTCTCCAATAAAACAGAGGTTTTGCTCGGGAAGGATAAAGCCCTGTTCAAGCGGTGCAATGAATAAGCTGAATCGTTCCGATGCATTTAACTCATCAAGATCCTGAATTGTTTTGATGGGGAGTTTGAGTGGTTTAAGCAGGGCTAATAGAGCTTCTCTGCGACCAGCTGATTCGACGATGAAACATACGTTATAGGGTTGTTGTTCAATAAATTGGCGGAGTTTTCGTGCTGGCTCTCCCTGGTGATGATTAAAGGTTAATTCAGGCAGTTCTTCAGCTGTGAGGTTTTTCCGACCCGGAGCCGGTGTGAATGAATCCTGTTTAATGTTAATACGTGCGTAAGGTTTGATCGACGCAAAACATTGCTCGACATTCTGGAACAGGAGCTCAGGTTCGAGTAAAGGCCGTAATCGATCATACCGGCGGCTTTCATAGCGGTTTTTTACGTCAGTCCAAAATTGTTCTGCAGCATGATGCAGATCACCTATCATCAGGACTAAAAGGTCATCCCGCAGTAGTTCATTCAGTGTCGCTGTCTGTTCGTGAAATAACGGAAGGTAATATTCGATCCCTGCTGGCCAGATCCCTTTGGAAACCTGTTGATAGATTGATTCCGGTTCTCTTGGTGTATCAAAGCGCTGTCGCCAGTTGCTCCTGAATGCTTCGATGGCATGACTATCTGTAGGAAACTCATGAGCAGGCAGAAGCTCAATATGAGAGACCGTGTCACGGCTTCTTTGATCATCTGGATCAAAATTTCTGATAGTGTCGATTTCATCATCGAAAAAATCAATGCGAAATGGCTCGTCACTCCCCATTGGGAATATGTCGAGTAAACTTCCCCGCACCGCAAATTCCCCGTGCGTAATCACCTGGTCAACCTGTTGGTATCCTGAATCGGCTAAATTGCCCCGAAATTTCTCAAGATCAAGTTGTTGCCCTTGTTTGAGTAACAGGCTGTGACTATGAATATAACTGGCTGGAGCCGTTCTCATCATCCATGTATTAATGGATAAAATGAAAACCGTATCTGTTGGTGTGTTGGTAATCTGATAGAGTGCTTTTAATCGGCTGGAAATGACTTCCTGATGGGGTGAAAAAGTGTCATAGGGAAGCGTTTCCCAATCAGGCAGTAATGTGACCGGGCGTTGTAGATTTAGGCCTGTGAGTTCATGTTCGAGTCGAAGTGCTGCAGACGAATTTTCTGTAATAATGACAACTGATTGTGGTGATTGTCGAATATATTGGTAAATTGCCAGGGTGATGCTATTCCCGGGAAGGTGCCCCAGACTTTTTTGAACACCGGTTTTCTCCGGGTGAGGGAGATTAGAAAACAGCTCGGTCATAACTAACAGAAATTTCCTTAAAATCGTTTAATTCGCAAGTATTATTGTTGCTGATGACGTGCTTTGGCTCGCTTTTGAAGAAGTTTGGATTGAACATGCAAACTGGCACGTACTAACGTTTCTTGATCTTCTTCACGGATTAAAGCATATTCGCAGGCAATATTGAATGACTGTTGTCTATCTGCTATTTCTTTGACTCGCCCATAACAGTATATGGCAGTTGCCTCTTCAGGTATGAATAACTTGATTTCAACCAACTGATCAAGGCGCAATGGTTCTGGCCAGTTAAATTGTAACTGTGATCCGCCAAAATGAGTTGTGTGAGTTCTTTTATGAGGATCGTCTTGTAGCGATAAAACATATGACATCAGCATATTAAGCTTTTCGGCTTGAGCATGGAGGTAATGCTGTAATGCAACACCAGCTTCTCCAAGTGTTTGCAGCGGTGTCGCAATATTCTCAAGTCGATTCTGACCGGCGCTGGCAAGACGAAATGACTCAGGGATTGCGTTGATAAAATCACTATATTCTGGCAATTCACTTTCCCAGGGCAAAGGTGCTACGTTTAAATTGAGCTGATATGCCACACTAAAATAGGATGGTTCGTCATTCATTAAGTCATTGCTCCACACAAAAATTGCTAGAATCTCATCATCATAGCAAATTTCTGAAAAAATCGGTGCTGGCATTGTTGCAAATCTGTTGGCGCGGTATGATTGCGGCACTTTTATCATCGGACTAATGAATAACGTGCAAAATAATTGGCGGCTAAGTTTAGAGATAGCTTGGCGCTTTTCCCGCGGTAGTACAAAAAACCGCTTTGCGACCTTTGTGAGTGGATTTTCAACGATTGGAATCACACTAGGAGTTGCTGCTTTAATTACTGTCATTTCAGTGATGAATGGTTTTCAGGGCGAACTGGAAAAGCGTATTTTGAATGTCGTTCCTCAGCTTCAGATCCCTCCTCATGTGGCTGTTCCCCAGCAATTAACTCAACTTAAAAAAGCACCGCTTGTCATGGGGCGGGTTGTTATTCAAAGTGAAAATCAGCTTCAGGCTGTTTTGATGCAGGGAATTGATCCTAAAAAGGAACCGGACCGTCAACGTTTAGAGCATCATCTGATTGCTGGTTCGTTAAATTCTCTTCAAAATGGTCATTTTCAGGTTATTTTAGGTAGCCAATTAGCGGATCAATTACAGGTTTCTGTCGGAGATAAAATTCGGTTAATTGCGACTAATAAACTGATTTATACCCCATTTGGGGAAATTCCTTCACAGCGCACGTTTAGAGTGTCTGGGATTTTCCGGTTCGCTTCTGAAGTCGATAGCCAATTTATCTTAGTGAATATGCATGATGCGGCAAGATTACTTCGTGAACCTTTTAGTCAGGTTCGTCAAACACGTTTGTTTATTCATGATCCTTTAAATATTGAAAAGTACAGTCGGTTTTTGCCTAAAGGAGGTAGTGACTGGCGCCAGTACTATGGTCAGCTATTTTCAGCAGTAAAAATGGAAAAAACCATGATGGGGTTGCTTTTTTGTCTGGTTATTGCTGTTGCAGCGTTCAATATTCTTTCTGCATTGGTCATGATGGTGGGAGATAAACAGGCTGATGTGGCAATTTTACAAACGTTGGGAATGCCCCGGCGGGTATTGCTGCGAATTTTTATGATTCAGGGAGCCTGGAGTGGATGTTTGGGAGCTCTGGTCGGTATTGCTGCTGGTATTGGCCTTGTACATCATTTGAATCCGCTACTGACGCTTTTGGGACTGAATATGGCTTTAGGTAATGGTGGTGTTCCAGTTGTGATTGTTCCATCACAGGTCGTTATTATTGCAGTTTTAGCAATGATTCTGAGTATTTTAGCGACATTATATCCGGCTCGGCAGGCCAGTCGGATCTTGCCGGCAGAGGCTTTGCGATATGAATGATGTAATTTTGAAATGTAGTTCTTTATGTAAGCAATATCAGGATGGCGGAGTGACTACATCCGTCTTGCAGGGGGTTGATTTAAGCATTGCATCTGGTGAAGCAATAGCAATAGTCGGAAGTTCCGGTAGTGGTAAGAGTACGCTATTACATCTTTTGGGAGGACTGGATGTAGCAACCTCAGGAGATGTTTGGATCGCCGGTTCGAAGTTATCGTCTTTGTCATCTAAAAAACTGGCTTATTTGCGTAATCAGAAATTGGGTTTTGTTTATCAGTTCCATCATCTGTTGGGTGAGTTTAGTGCCGTAGAAAATGTGGCTATGCCACAACTTATTGCCGGAATAAAACCCAAACTGGCATTAGAGCAGGCAAAACGATTACTTGATCGCGTTGGGTTAAGTCATCGCTTTAATAGCCGTCCTTCTGAAATGTCAGGGGGAGAGCGTCAGCGTACAGCAATAGCCAGGGCTTTAGTCAATGAACCTGACGTAGTTCTTGCCGATGAGCCAACCGGTAATCTGGATAGTCAGACAACTGACGCTGTTTATAAGTTGTTATTAGAATTGAACCGGGAACAGAAAACTGCATTTATCGTTGTAACCCATGATCAGCAATTGGCTAGCCGTTTTGATCAACAGTTGACGATGGCTGACGGGCTTCTTCAATCGAACCGACAAGAGATTTTAGTCTGATGATGCGATATCTTGCTTTATTTATTGGGCTTCGGTATCACCGTTTTGGCCAACGACGTGGTTTAGTCGCATTTATTTCCCGTTCATCTACGATTGGTATTGCCTTAGGTGTTGCGGTGCTTATCATCGGTTTATCGGTGATGAATGGATTTCAGTATGAGTTGAATCACAGGTTCCTTTCTGTTGTCAGCCAGGGAGAGTTATCTGCTGTAAAACCGCCTCTCCAGCAGGCTAAAAAGCTGACACATATTGCCCAAACGACTACCGGTGTAACCGGTGCATCTCCTTATGTGGAATTGCATGGATTACTTTCATTTAACGGCCATTTAAGTGCAGTGGGTATTCGTGGCATTGAGCTGCCTTCACAACTTAGAGTCACTGATCTGAAACCATTTGTTAATCACTCTGCGTGGGAAAAATTGCTTAAAAATGAAGATGGTTTAGTTATTGGTTCACAAATTGCTAAACGACTAAAAGTTAAGCCTGGAGAGCGTGTTACGTTGATGCTGGCTCAAAAAGGTGATAATCACCAGCTTAGGGCTCCAAGGCGTATTCGTATTCCTATATTGGGCACATTTCGAATTGGTGGACAATTGGATGGTGAGCTTGCCTTTATGAGTTTATCTCGTGCTCAGAAGATCAATGGGTGGACTTCTGATCAGGTCACAGGCATTGGGATTCGGGTGACGAAGCCTCTTGAGGCGTCCCACATTGTCAGACGAGTTGGGTTACAGTATCCGCAAATGGTTTATGTCCAGAGTTGGACCGGTGTATATGGCTATTTATATCAGGATATTCAGATGGTCAGAACGATTATGTATGCCATTATGTTATTGGTTGTTGCAGTTGCCAGTTTTAATATTATTACGACGTTGATCCTTGCTGTTGCAGATAAACGTCGTGATCTTGCCATTTTGAAGACAATTGGAGCCAGAGATTCATTATTAGTGCGAAGCTTTATGATTTATGGGGCTTATAATGCGGTCGTTGGTTGTTTTTGGGGTGTTGTCTTTGGAATTATGGGAAGCCTGTGGTTACCTGGCCTTGTCAGTCTTATTGAACGATTAATCGGTCATCGATTACTATCTCCAGATATCTACTTTATTGACTTTTTACCAAGTCAGCTTGAATGGTCTAATGTTGTTGTTGTTGCTGTGGCAGCCGCCGCTATAGGCATTTGCTCAACCATTTGGCCTGCGTGTCGAGCCAGACAGATTAAACCGGCCGAAGAGCTCAATAATGGATAATAAATCTTAACTCTGGATAAGAACACTAACCATTCTGTGGTTCTTATCCAAAACAGGCGCTTTCAGGTTTCCGATACTTAAACCTAAGCTTTTTCGCCGGAAAACCTTTTTTATTTTAATTTTGAGGTTAATTAACCTCAAAGATGAACTTAAATCCTGTGGTTAACTGGATGTCATTTTAACGTTTACGTCTTCTTTGATAGCGACGTATCGTAGAAAACTTCCATAATTGACTAATCGCAATATAACCGACTAATGAACTGATTAAACCGCAAATTAAGCATCCGAGTAAAAACGGGGGGCCAATGTGCTCCATAGTGGCTAAAAGCCATTGCCAGGATAGGTGAAATTGAAATTTTTCAGCGGGAGTTTGCAGAACCAGAGCTCCAACACGGTAGCAAAAATAGAATAACGGTGGCATGGTTAATGGATTAGAGATCCAAACTAACGCAACAGAAAGAGGCAGGTTTACCCGGAATAGGACAGCGCCCATTGCAGCAAGGACCATCTGTGAAGGAAGGGGAACGAATGCCATAAACAAACCGACAGCAAATGCACCGGCAGCTGAGCGTCGGTTTAAGTGCCACAAGTTTGCTTCTTGTAACCAATTTCCTAAAAATCGAAGGTGTTTGTTTTTCTTGAGCTGTTCTGGATCAGGCATGATGCGCTGTAAAAGTCTTCTTGGCATGCTATTATATTGTCAAATTAATCATTAGTGGTTTATGAATTTACTCGCTTTAGGATGGATGTTGGCCTTGGTGTCATCCTTATTCTGGCCCTCTTTACCTTCGATTCCTACCATTATTGGGGTCGCTTTATTTGCCTGCTATTGCCTCAATCGTCGCTATTACCTGATCGTAGGCCTTTGTTTCGGTGCCTGTTGGTTCAGTTGGCAAGCTCTACAATATAGCCAAGCGGTCAACCAACTCTATCAGCATAATACTCACTATACCATACAAGGCAGAATAATTTCCGTATCTACAAATCAATATCGACAAAGTTTTTTACTGCAAATTGATACATCATCACGCTTTTTAAAGAAATTGCATGGACGGGTGGTTCGCTTGTCAGAGTATCATCATCCAAGACGATCATTTATTTATGTTTATCCAGGGGATGTGATAAGAGCCGGAGCATCAATCAAGCCTTGTCATAGTAGTCTGAATCAAGGTGGGTTCAACTATCAGCGATGGATGATTTCCAAAAATATTATTGGGCAGGGGAATGTTCGTCAGGTTGTGGTTGTTCACAAAATATCGACGCTAAGGAGCGCCTTACTTGAACAGCTCCGTCATTTCTATAGAAAAGTTCCTCAATCGGCAATCATTAATGCATTAATAACAGGTGAGCGAAGCGACATTAACCCGCGACAGAAATTACTCTGGATGCACGCGGGGGTCGGACATTTACTCGCAATATCCGGATTACATCTTGGAATTCTGGCGTTTTGGGGTTATTGGCTGGGACGTTTGTTAACAATTAAATGTCGGTGGGGAAAGCGTCTTATCCCATCTGCTATATCGATTTTACTTGCTTGTAGTTATGGTTATCTGGCCGATTGGCCATTATCGGCTCAAAGGGCAGCTGTGATGCTTTGTGTTTGGTTGTTATCTCAAAGTATAAATTTGTCGATTTCTCGCATTGATAGCTGGCTGTTAGCTCTGTTAGGTGTGACGATTATATGGCCTTTATCTGTCCTTTCCGATGGCCTGTGGTTATCTTTCGGAGCCATAATTATTCTATTTTTATTACTATGGTGGTGTCCCTGGAAAGGGTGGCGTCAGATGTTGGTGATCCAGTCAGGGTTATTAATACTTATGCTACCGATGCAGGCTTGTCTATTTGGCTATATTTCTATTTGGTCTTTGCCTCTTAATTTAATTTTTATACCTGTTTTTAGTCTTCTAATTATTCCTATGTTGCTTGTTGGTGTCGTATTAGGTTGCCTGAATCTGTCTGTGTCCCATCTCATTCTTAGTTGGGTGGGTGATATGCTGAATTTTTTGTCGTGCATCATAAACTTTGTTGCTCAACATTCTTCATTGATACGGCAGATTGCTAAATCACAATGGATCATTTTGTTATTGATTTTATTGGTTGTCGGTTTAACCGTTTTAATGCGGGGATATTATGTAATGGTTGGCCTTGTTTTGTGGATTATTACGCCTTCGATTGCAAGTCGTGGGAGTGATTGGTGGGTTCACTTTTTAGATGTAGGGCAAGGCTTGGCGATCGTCATTGAATCTCACCACCATGTTGTGATTTATGATACGGGGAACCGTTATCCGACGGGGTTTTCATATGCTAAGGCAGCTATTGAACCTTTTCTTGTTAGTCGTAGAGATAAATCAGTAGATATGATTGTAGTAAGTCATGCTGATCGGGATCACTTTGGAGGATATTCTTTTTTACATCAGGAATATCCAAAGGCACAAACGATTTTTGGCGATGACCCGAGGTTTCCGTGGCATAATTGCCATGGACGTATTCATTGGCGAGGGCTTATATTAAAATTTATCCAGCCTCGGGCTGAGCATATATCAAACAATAACCGCTCGTGTTTATTACTCGTCAGTGATGGTCTTCATCGGATATTATTGACTGGTGATATCGAAACTCGGGCAGAACTCTGGTGGGTAAGGCACTTTCATCAAAATGTTGATGGGATAAGTGTTCCTCATCATGGTAGCCGTACCTCATCAAGTTTAGTTTGGTTGGAGCACCTTTCTCCTATATGGGCTGTTATTAGTCGTGGTTTTATGAATGCTTACGGTTTTCCCCATCCATCAGTGATCTCCCGATATAAACAACAAGGTATTCGGGTATACGATACGGGTAAAGATGGGCAAATTTCAGTTCATATTAAACGATCTCAGATAAAGTTGATGAGTTACCGGCAGAATATAAAGCCTTTTTGGTATAACCGTTTACGTTATAAGTGAAAAGTATGCTCTAATTGGTTGGTGATTCTAAACTTAAACGTTAGAATGACTGTCATTTTTTTTAAGTTGATAAGTTATGGGCCGAAAAAA contains these protein-coding regions:
- the lolD_1 gene encoding Lipoprotein-releasing system ATP-binding protein LolD, whose product is MNDVILKCSSLCKQYQDGGVTTSVLQGVDLSIASGEAIAIVGSSGSGKSTLLHLLGGLDVATSGDVWIAGSKLSSLSSKKLAYLRNQKLGFVYQFHHLLGEFSAVENVAMPQLIAGIKPKLALEQAKRLLDRVGLSHRFNSRPSEMSGGERQRTAIARALVNEPDVVLADEPTGNLDSQTTDAVYKLLLELNREQKTAFIVVTHDQQLASRFDQQLTMADGLLQSNRQEILV
- the mfd gene encoding Transcription-repair-coupling factor, translating into MTELFSNLPHPEKTGVQKSLGHLPGNSITLAIYQYIRQSPQSVVIITENSSAALRLEHELTGLNLQRPVTLLPDWETLPYDTFSPHQEVISSRLKALYQITNTPTDTVFILSINTWMMRTAPASYIHSHSLLLKQGQQLDLEKFRGNLADSGYQQVDQVITHGEFAVRGSLLDIFPMGSDEPFRIDFFDDEIDTIRNFDPDDQRSRDTVSHIELLPAHEFPTDSHAIEAFRSNWRQRFDTPREPESIYQQVSKGIWPAGIEYYLPLFHEQTATLNELLRDDLLVLMIGDLHHAAEQFWTDVKNRYESRRYDRLRPLLEPELLFQNVEQCFASIKPYARINIKQDSFTPAPGRKNLTAEELPELTFNHHQGEPARKLRQFIEQQPYNVCFIVESAGRREALLALLKPLKLPIKTIQDLDELNASERFSLFIAPLEQGFILPEQNLCFIGEADLLGQRVVRSRSKRKSSVNPETMIRNLAELSIGQPVVHLEHGVGRYQGLTTLDAGGMTAEFLTLLYANDAKLYVPVSSLHLISRYSGSHEDSAPLNKLGSDAWQKARKKTAEKVRDVAAELLDIYARRAAKPGHHFKVDEQDYQQFCADFPFEETDDQQQAIAAVISDMKQPVAMDRLVCGDVGFGKTEVAMRGTFVAVQENKQVAVLVPTTLLAQQHFDNFCDRFANWPVRVEVLSRFKTAKQQEQILNALADGKVDIIIGTHKLLSKDVKFADLGLLIVDEEHRFGVRHKEKIKAMRADVDILTLTATPIPRTLNMAMSGMRDLSIIATPPARRLAVKTFVRRRDDALIQEAIVREITRGGQVYFLHNNVETIQKIAEKLQEEIPQARIGIGHGQMRERQLERVMSDFHHQRFNVLVCTTIIETGIDIPNANTIIIDRADHFGLAQLHQLRGRVGRSHHQAYAYLLTPAPKAMTRDAKRRLDAISELEDLGAGFTLATHDLEIRGAGELLGDEQSGQIEAVGFTLYMEMLERAVNALKSGKEPSLDLLDTSHAEVELAIPALLPEAYINDVNTRLSIYKRLANCMDDGQLRELQVELIDRFGLLPDAAKNLFTVQTIRQQATKLGLKRVEAGTKSGQIEFTQQSNVDPGYLVKLLQSQSKIYHMDGPTRLKFNIISADRRERIEQIEHLLADLTAHQFPEPQYA
- the lolC gene encoding Lipoprotein-releasing system transmembrane protein LolC, translating into MNNVQNNWRLSLEIAWRFSRGSTKNRFATFVSGFSTIGITLGVAALITVISVMNGFQGELEKRILNVVPQLQIPPHVAVPQQLTQLKKAPLVMGRVVIQSENQLQAVLMQGIDPKKEPDRQRLEHHLIAGSLNSLQNGHFQVILGSQLADQLQVSVGDKIRLIATNKLIYTPFGEIPSQRTFRVSGIFRFASEVDSQFILVNMHDAARLLREPFSQVRQTRLFIHDPLNIEKYSRFLPKGGSDWRQYYGQLFSAVKMEKTMMGLLFCLVIAVAAFNILSALVMMVGDKQADVAILQTLGMPRRVLLRIFMIQGAWSGCLGALVGIAAGIGLVHHLNPLLTLLGLNMALGNGGVPVVIVPSQVVIIAVLAMILSILATLYPARQASRILPAEALRYE
- the comEC gene encoding ComE operon protein 3, with product MNLLALGWMLALVSSLFWPSLPSIPTIIGVALFACYCLNRRYYLIVGLCFGACWFSWQALQYSQAVNQLYQHNTHYTIQGRIISVSTNQYRQSFLLQIDTSSRFLKKLHGRVVRLSEYHHPRRSFIYVYPGDVIRAGASIKPCHSSLNQGGFNYQRWMISKNIIGQGNVRQVVVVHKISTLRSALLEQLRHFYRKVPQSAIINALITGERSDINPRQKLLWMHAGVGHLLAISGLHLGILAFWGYWLGRLLTIKCRWGKRLIPSAISILLACSYGYLADWPLSAQRAAVMLCVWLLSQSINLSISRIDSWLLALLGVTIIWPLSVLSDGLWLSFGAIIILFLLLWWCPWKGWRQMLVIQSGLLILMLPMQACLFGYISIWSLPLNLIFIPVFSLLIIPMLLVGVVLGCLNLSVSHLILSWVGDMLNFLSCIINFVAQHSSLIRQIAKSQWIILLLILLVVGLTVLMRGYYVMVGLVLWIITPSIASRGSDWWVHFLDVGQGLAIVIESHHHVVIYDTGNRYPTGFSYAKAAIEPFLVSRRDKSVDMIVVSHADRDHFGGYSFLHQEYPKAQTIFGDDPRFPWHNCHGRIHWRGLILKFIQPRAEHISNNNRSCLLLVSDGLHRILLTGDIETRAELWWVRHFHQNVDGISVPHHGSRTSSSLVWLEHLSPIWAVISRGFMNAYGFPHPSVISRYKQQGIRVYDTGKDGQISVHIKRSQIKLMSYRQNIKPFWYNRLRYK
- the lolE gene encoding Lipoprotein-releasing system transmembrane protein LolE; its protein translation is MMRYLALFIGLRYHRFGQRRGLVAFISRSSTIGIALGVAVLIIGLSVMNGFQYELNHRFLSVVSQGELSAVKPPLQQAKKLTHIAQTTTGVTGASPYVELHGLLSFNGHLSAVGIRGIELPSQLRVTDLKPFVNHSAWEKLLKNEDGLVIGSQIAKRLKVKPGERVTLMLAQKGDNHQLRAPRRIRIPILGTFRIGGQLDGELAFMSLSRAQKINGWTSDQVTGIGIRVTKPLEASHIVRRVGLQYPQMVYVQSWTGVYGYLYQDIQMVRTIMYAIMLLVVAVASFNIITTLILAVADKRRDLAILKTIGARDSLLVRSFMIYGAYNAVVGCFWGVVFGIMGSLWLPGLVSLIERLIGHRLLSPDIYFIDFLPSQLEWSNVVVVAVAAAAIGICSTIWPACRARQIKPAEELNNG